ctccATTAGATCATCatcattgggggggggggacacacattCACTTCTCCCTATAGTCATTTTCTCCCTTGTCCTAGGAAGTGGTGCAACACCTTGTTGTGACCCTACACAGTGCTTCCTTGTGTCAACTGTTCTGGTAACACTTTACTGAAGCCCTTGTTATACGCATGAATTAGTCTTTTATAATGTCCTATAATAAAGCTTATAATATGTTATGTATCTTTATCACTTTCTCACCAAGACCTGTGTCACGTTTGCTCAACCTCtgtgtcactcacacacaccatctcttcaGGAAACTTTGTGAAGTCTTGAATCACTACTTGGGGTGGCATGGGCATGGGCATGGGCACAGGCATAGTCACTTTCGGGCCGTGGACAACGCAATTCTTCTGCATCTCTACCCCAAGAGCGGGAGACGGGACCTCACCGAGATGCCTCCGATACTGGACGAAACTGCACGTCTTAAGAACAATGGCGATCACATTTTTACCCATCagtatcccagacaccctggagtCCCTATAGAAAACCATGTTCCCGCCTCGAATGAAGAGAGTGATAATGTTAATAGTCACCAGGCTGAGAATCGGGTAGAGCATCATCTTATGGGGCACAATGTTCACCCCTTGCATGCTGATCTCGCTCAGCGACACGCACGGCAACACCAGCAGCAGGATGTAGCAGTAGAAGAACATGAGTCCCTCCACCCATAGGGGGAGCCCTCTCCTCTGAGGCTCCCATAGGTTGGCCTGCACGTCCAGGACGTCGAGCAAGTCCACCACCACCCAGAAGAGTCGACACCGgatctcctccttcttcttctgcgGCC
This genomic window from Oncorhynchus kisutch isolate 150728-3 linkage group LG20, Okis_V2, whole genome shotgun sequence contains:
- the tmem264 gene encoding transmembrane protein 264, which encodes MVPPPPTNKPHVCLSAILIMGSMALMDAYLVEQNQGPRKIGVCIMVLVGDICFLLVLRYVAVWVGSEVRTSKRGYTMILWFFYVFVLEIKVYFVYQNYKAEDGKRASLDGWTGGGVDGVARKALTLLLSICVPVVYITLVAIDHMEYVRPQKKKEEIRCRLFWVVVDLLDVLDVQANLWEPQRRGLPLWVEGLMFFYCYILLLVLPCVSLSEISMQGVNIVPHKMMLYPILSLVTINIITLFIRGGNMVFYRDSRVSGILMGKNVIAIVLKTCSFVQYRRHLGEVPSPALGVEMQKNCVVHGPKVTMPVPMPMPMPPQVVIQDFTKFPEEMVCVSDTEVEQT